One genomic window of Methanosalsum zhilinae DSM 4017 includes the following:
- the nth gene encoding endonuclease III: protein MKDNRENPAIKDAQERFTFIWNILKENYPDPEPALNYKNPLELLVATVLSAQATDAQVNRVTEKLFSKYQTLEDFAQADLNELEMDVYSTGFYRNKARNIKESARIIIEDFNSRIPEDMDGLLKLPGIGRKTANIILSRAFGKNCGIAVDTHVARLAGRLGFTDSKNPEKIEKELMALADKVDWEDLSMTLILHGRRVCHARGPECEVCVVNHLCPSSRIA, encoded by the coding sequence ATGAAAGATAATAGAGAAAACCCTGCTATAAAAGATGCACAGGAAAGGTTCACCTTTATCTGGAATATTCTAAAGGAAAATTATCCTGATCCAGAGCCTGCCCTGAATTATAAAAATCCTCTGGAATTACTTGTAGCTACAGTTCTCTCGGCCCAGGCAACTGATGCACAGGTCAACAGAGTCACTGAAAAACTGTTCTCAAAGTACCAGACACTGGAAGATTTTGCACAAGCTGATCTAAATGAACTGGAAATGGATGTATATTCCACCGGATTTTACCGAAACAAAGCCAGGAATATCAAAGAAAGTGCCAGGATCATAATAGAGGACTTTAATTCCAGGATACCTGAAGATATGGATGGTTTACTGAAACTTCCTGGTATTGGAAGAAAAACTGCAAATATAATACTATCCAGAGCCTTTGGAAAGAACTGTGGTATTGCAGTGGATACTCATGTTGCCCGTCTGGCAGGAAGGCTAGGGTTTACTGATAGTAAAAATCCTGAAAAGATTGAAAAGGAGCTAATGGCACTTGCCGATAAGGTTGACTGGGAAGATCTATCAATGACACTGATACTTCACGGACGCAGAGTATGCCATGCCAGGGGCCCTGAATGTGAGGTCTGCGTAGTTAATCATCTCTGCCCATCAAGCAGGATTGCTTGA
- a CDS encoding serine O-acetyltransferase, with product MDEKDRHYEKCEIINAEIEKRYRAEIPDIVNTITESCLGRNCFDHVDAAVIPSRDEVIEIIDLMRKILYPGYFDNRTLDRNNLHYHIGNAITDLFEKLSRQITNSIIHECQRYGEKCTECVDRGQAETIKFLKKIPEIRRVLATDVIASYNGDPAARSYDEVIFSYPGLFAVTIYRVAHELHKQDITLLPRIMTEYAHNTVGIDIHPAASIGHSFFIDHGTGVVIGETCSIGNNVRVYQGVTLGALSFPKDERGKLIKGHKRHPTIEDDVIIYSGATILGGDTVIGARSVIGGNVWITEPVPPDTKVMIEKPNLVYRERKNS from the coding sequence ATGGACGAAAAGGACAGGCACTATGAAAAATGTGAAATCATAAACGCAGAGATTGAAAAGCGCTACAGGGCAGAGATTCCTGATATTGTGAATACCATCACAGAAAGTTGTCTGGGCAGGAACTGTTTCGATCATGTGGATGCAGCAGTTATTCCGTCAAGGGATGAGGTTATTGAGATAATAGATCTCATGAGAAAGATTCTCTATCCCGGATATTTTGATAACAGGACTCTTGACAGGAACAATCTTCATTACCATATAGGAAATGCCATCACAGATCTGTTTGAAAAGCTATCAAGACAGATAACCAACAGCATAATCCATGAATGCCAGCGATATGGAGAGAAATGTACAGAGTGTGTCGATAGGGGACAGGCAGAGACCATAAAATTCCTGAAAAAAATACCTGAAATACGCAGAGTACTTGCAACTGACGTTATAGCATCCTATAATGGCGATCCTGCTGCCAGGAGCTATGATGAGGTAATATTCAGTTACCCTGGTCTTTTTGCAGTTACCATCTACCGTGTTGCCCATGAACTGCATAAGCAGGACATAACACTCCTGCCTCGCATTATGACCGAATATGCCCACAATACAGTCGGAATTGACATCCACCCGGCTGCAAGTATAGGACACAGCTTTTTCATTGATCACGGAACAGGTGTTGTCATTGGAGAAACATGCAGTATAGGCAATAATGTGCGCGTATATCAGGGAGTTACCCTTGGTGCCCTGAGTTTTCCAAAGGATGAGAGAGGAAAGCTTATCAAAGGTCATAAGCGCCACCCTACAATTGAGGATGATGTCATTATCTATTCAGGAGCCACAATTCTTGGAGGCGATACTGTAATAGGAGCACGTTCAGTGATTGGGGGAAATGTATGGATCACAGAACCTGTTCCACCAGATACAAAGGTCATGATAGAAAAACCCAATCTGGTCTACAGGGAACGCAAAAATTCATGA
- the cysK gene encoding cysteine synthase A: MEKIYDDITGTVGNTPLVRLNKITQGCHAQVIAKLESFNPLSSVKDRIALKMIQEAEKNNLIDSDTVIIEPTSGNTGIGLAFVCAARGYRLILTMPDTMSIERRKIMKIFGTEIVLTPGAAGMKGAVEKAEELAQEYPKSFVPQQFNNPANPLAHRLKTGEEIWNDTNGQVDILVAGVGTGGTITGVAETIKSKKPEFRAIAVEPKDSPVLSGGKPGPHKIQGIGAGFIPQILNTDLIDETIQIDNDQAFETARELARKEGILAGISSGAALCAALQVARKPENKNKMIVVVLPDTGERYLSTPLADFDV, encoded by the coding sequence ATGGAGAAAATATATGATGATATTACAGGAACTGTAGGAAACACGCCTCTTGTCAGACTCAACAAAATAACACAGGGATGCCATGCCCAGGTAATTGCCAAACTGGAATCATTCAATCCTCTAAGTTCAGTTAAGGACAGAATTGCCCTGAAGATGATCCAGGAAGCTGAAAAGAACAATCTTATCGATAGTGATACAGTCATAATTGAACCAACCTCAGGTAATACCGGTATTGGCCTTGCTTTTGTATGTGCTGCACGGGGATATCGGCTGATACTTACCATGCCTGACACAATGAGCATTGAAAGGCGAAAAATAATGAAGATATTTGGCACTGAAATTGTCCTCACACCCGGTGCTGCAGGGATGAAAGGCGCTGTTGAAAAAGCAGAGGAACTGGCTCAGGAATATCCAAAATCCTTTGTACCACAGCAGTTCAATAATCCTGCCAATCCTCTGGCACATCGCCTGAAAACAGGTGAAGAGATCTGGAATGATACCAATGGTCAGGTGGACATACTTGTTGCAGGTGTAGGAACCGGTGGAACCATTACAGGTGTTGCAGAGACTATAAAAAGCAAAAAGCCTGAATTCAGGGCAATTGCTGTAGAACCAAAGGATTCACCTGTACTATCCGGCGGGAAACCAGGCCCTCATAAGATACAGGGAATTGGAGCAGGATTCATTCCTCAGATACTCAATACAGATCTCATTGATGAGACCATCCAGATAGACAATGACCAGGCCTTTGAAACGGCCAGGGAGCTGGCAAGAAAGGAAGGAATTCTGGCAGGAATATCATCAGGAGCAGCTCTTTGCGCAGCACTGCAGGTTGCCAGAAAACCTGAAAACAAGAACAAGATGATAGTTGTCGTACTTCCTGATACCGGTGAACGATATCTGAGCACTCCTCTGGCAGACTTTGATGTGTAA
- the dinB gene encoding DNA polymerase IV produces MSRIIVHVDMDYFYAAIEQRDDPSIQGRPVVICMYSGRSEMSGAVSTCNYLARERGISAGMPCAKAKKIDNEAVFLPVRKEYYTMVSDNIMNILRPFADSAQQLEQISVDEAFLDITRSCNGDFDTALETGIRIKQRIKSEENLTCSIGIGPNKLIAKMASSYKKPDGITVITPEKSMAFLEPLDVKKLWGIGKVTESRLAQIGVRTIGQLAEYDQIRLIETFGKKKGSWLKRAAMGLDDSVVRDRGDSNQISRIATLPENTRNLKEITSLLDRLADDVINKVTEAGVSFRQIVFIGITSDLKMHTRSKILNHAITDREILRMNAGQMAKDFLEDTSLELRRVGVRVDDLQNTAGQLTLKDYI; encoded by the coding sequence ATGTCTCGAATAATTGTGCACGTTGACATGGATTATTTTTATGCAGCTATAGAGCAGAGGGATGATCCATCAATTCAGGGCAGACCTGTGGTTATATGCATGTACTCAGGCCGAAGTGAGATGAGCGGGGCTGTGAGCACATGCAATTATCTTGCCCGTGAGAGGGGCATAAGTGCAGGAATGCCATGTGCTAAGGCAAAAAAGATCGACAATGAAGCTGTATTTCTTCCTGTGAGGAAGGAATATTACACCATGGTATCTGATAACATTATGAATATTTTGAGACCATTTGCAGATAGTGCACAGCAGTTAGAACAGATCAGCGTAGATGAAGCATTCCTGGATATAACCAGGTCATGCAATGGTGATTTTGATACGGCCCTTGAGACAGGAATCAGGATAAAGCAGAGGATAAAATCCGAGGAAAACCTGACCTGTTCTATTGGTATTGGACCAAATAAACTTATAGCAAAGATGGCCTCTTCATACAAAAAGCCAGATGGCATTACTGTCATAACTCCTGAAAAATCAATGGCTTTTCTGGAACCCCTGGATGTAAAGAAGCTATGGGGGATAGGGAAGGTTACTGAGTCCAGGCTTGCTCAGATAGGTGTCAGGACCATTGGACAGCTGGCAGAATATGATCAGATCAGGTTGATAGAAACTTTTGGAAAGAAAAAAGGATCATGGTTAAAGAGAGCAGCAATGGGTCTGGATGATTCCGTGGTCCGTGACAGAGGTGATTCAAATCAGATCAGCAGGATTGCAACTCTGCCCGAAAATACCAGAAATCTTAAAGAAATAACGTCCCTGCTGGACAGACTGGCCGATGACGTGATCAACAAAGTAACAGAAGCTGGTGTATCCTTTAGACAAATAGTTTTTATTGGCATAACATCTGACCTTAAAATGCATACCAGAAGTAAAATTCTCAACCATGCAATTACTGATCGGGAAATTCTACGCATGAATGCAGGACAGATGGCAAAGGACTTTCTTGAAGATACCAGCCTTGAATTAAGGAGAGTGGGTGTGAGGGTGGATGATCTTCAAAACACTGCAGGACAGCTGACACTCAAAGATTATATTTAA